Below is a genomic region from Delftia tsuruhatensis.
GTCCGTGCGCTGGCAGCAGCAGATGGTGGACGCCGCCCAGGCATTGGCCGACGCAGGCCAGGACTTTGCCGGCGCCGCGCGGGAGCTGGGGCGGTTGCTGCGCATCGAATGGCCTGCGCTGGGGCGCCAGGAACGCTCGGCCCTGGGCGTGGTGGCCCGGGCGTTGCCTGCAGCCGCCGGTCGCAACCTGGCTTTCTGCATGCTGCCCGAAGGCGCGCGCACGGTTGAATCCCTGCAGGCGGGGTTGCAGTTGCTGGCGCAGCACGGCGCGCTGTGCGCGCAGGTGCCGGCGCCCTGGCCGGCCGAACTGCAGGAGCGCCTGGCCCAGGCGCTGGATCTGCTGGGCCGGCGTCGCGGCCTGGAGGCCGAGCTGGGCACGCCCTGGCCCGCGGCCCTGGGCGATGAACTGGAACGCGGCCTGCAGTGCATCGACGAGATCGCGGCGCTGCGCCAGGGCCTGTCCGTGAAATACGGCGCGGGCGTGGGCCAGCTCAACGTGGCCCTGCTGCAGCGGGAATGGGCCAAGGCCGGCAGGTCCCTCTGGCCACTGTCCTGGCTGGGGCGGCGCAAGGTGCGCGCGGCGCTGGAGGCCGCCATCGAAGGCGCGGGGGAGCCGCGCGTGGCCGAGGACCTGGCCGCCCTGGTGCGCATCCGGGGCCTGCGCGAAGAACTGGAGCAGATCCAGCCCGGCGCCGCGGCCGACGGCCTGTGGGCCGGCCACCGCACACGCACCGACCATGCGCGCGGCGTCCTGAAGGCCAACGCGGCCCTGCTGGCGGCGCGTGCGCGCAGGCCCTTTTCGCTGGACGGCCTGCAGGCCGTGGCCGAGGGCCATGGCGGCGAGCGCTGGATGGCCGAGCTGCGGCGCCTGCAGGCCCTGCACGAGATGGACCGTCAGCTGGACGGCTATCTGTCCCTGACCGAAGCCAGCCACGGCCTGTGGCGCGGGCTGGAAACCGATGCCCAGGCCTTGCAGGATGCGCTGGCCTTCGAGCGCGAGCGCCTGCAGCTGACGCGGCGCGGCGGCCTCACGGGATCGCACGCCAGCGTGGGCCAGGGCCGCTGCGGCGCAGCGCTGCAGCAGGCCCATGCACAGCTGACAGCCCGCAGCGCCATCGAGCAGCAACTGCTGGCACTGGACGATCTGCGCGCGCGCTGCCCCGGCGTCTGGGACGGGCTTGACACCCGCACGCAGACCGTGGAGCACGCGCTGCGCCTGCAGGCATCGCTGCAGACAGGGCTGGCCGGACTGGGCTGGCCGGAGGCTGGCCTGGCCCAGGCACGCCAGGCCTTGCACCAGGTGCTGAGCCTGCACGACGCCGAACTGGGCGAGGGCGCTGCGCTGGGACTGGCCTGCCAGCGTTTGGTGGACAGCCTGGCTGCGCTGCATGCGGCCGTCGAGCCCTTCAGCGCGGCCGCCGCCCATGACGAGTCCCGGCAGCGCGCCCTGGCCGGGCACACGGCCGAGCAACTGGCGGCCACGGCCACCGGCGTGCTGGCCGAACAAGGCGGCCTGCATGCCTGGTGCGCCTGGCGCAATGCCCGGGCTGCGGCGCACGAGCAGGGCCTGGGTGCGCTGGCCGATGCCATCGAGTCAGGCCACCTGGACCCGGCCCGGGCACCCCAGGCCTTCGAGGCCAACTACGCGCGCTGGTGGCTGGCGCTGGCCGTGGACGAGGACGAGGTGCTCAAGCGCTTCGTCCCCGCCGAGCACGAACGGCGCATTGCCGACTTCCGCGCGCTGGACGACGAATTCACCGCGGTCACGCGCCAGTGGATACGCGCACGGCTGTGCGCGGGCCTGCCGTCGGCCGACAGCATCGAGCGCAACAGCGAGTGGGGCATTCTGCGGCGCGAGATCACCAAGAAGCGCCAGCACCTGCCGCTGCGCCAGCTGCTGGAGCAGATCCCATCGGCTGTGCTGCGCCTGACACCCTGCCTGCTGATGAGCCCGCTGTCCATCGCCCAGTACCTGAGCGCCGAGACCAGCAACTTCGACATCGTCATCTTCGACGAGGCCTCGCAGATTCCCGTCTGGGACGCCATCGGCGCCATGGCGCGCGCCAGGCAGGTGGTCATGGTGGGCGACCCCAGGCAACTGCCGCCCACCAACTTCTTCGACCGTGCCGGAAGCGCGGACGAGGACGCGGACTTCACGGAAAGCGACATGGAGAGCATCCTGGACGAGTGCCTGGGCGCCAGCCTGCCCACGCGCCACCTGTCCTGGCACTATCGCTCACGGCATGAAAGCCTGATCGCCTTCAGCAACCACCGCTACTACGGCGGCGGGCTGGTCACCTTCCCCTCGCCCGTGACCGATGACCGCGCCGTGAGCTTCCATGCCGTGGACGGCCGCTACGAAAAGGGCGGCGCCCGCATCAACCAGCCCGAGGCCAGGGCCCTGGTGGCCGACCTGGTGCAGCGGCTGCGCTCGCCGGGCTTTCGCGAGGCCGGCACCACCGTGGGCGTGGTGACCTTCAACTCCGAGCAGCAAAGCCTGATCGAGGACCTGCTGGACGAGGAACGCCGCAGGGACCCCGCGCTGGAGGCCTTCTTCTCCGATGCGCAGCTGGAACCCGTCTTCGTCAAGAACCTGGAAAGCGTGCAGGGCGACGAGCGCGACATCATGTATTTCTCCATCACCTACGGGCCCGACATCTCGGGCGCGGTGTCCATGAACTTCGGCCCGCTCAACCGCGATGGCGGCGAGCGGCGCCTGAACGTGGCCGTCACGCGCGCGCGCCAGGAGCTGCGCATCTTCTCCAGCCTGCGCGGCGAGCAGATGGACCTGTCGCGCACCCAGGCCGCCGGCGTGCGCGACCTCAAGCACTTCCTGGAATTCGCCGAGCGCGGCCCGCGCGCGCTGGCCGAGTCGCATCGTGGCAGCCAGGGCGATTTCGAAAGCCCCTTCGAGGCCGGCGTGGCCCGGGCGCTGGAGCGCAAGGGCTGGCGCGTGCACACCCAGATCGGTGCCTCGTCCTTCCGCGTGGACCTGGGCGTGGTGCACCCGGACTTCGCGGGCCGCTACCTGGCCGGCGTGGAATGCGACGGCGCCACCTACCACCGCTCGGCCACGGCGCGCGACCGCGACAAGCTGCGCGAGCAGGTGCTGCGCGGCCTGGGCTGGCAGATCCTGCGCATCTGGTCCACCGACTGGTGGATCAACCCGGGCGGCACGCTGGAGCGCATCCACATGGCGCTGACCGCGCTGCTGGAGCAGGACCGGCGCAAGCGTGCGGCCGATCACCAGGCAAAAGAGTCGTCCGAAGTTTCTGAGCCGGAGGACGAGGCCCAAAAGGCCTGACCAGCCATGCCTGCGAAACGGGCGCGACCCATGTCAGGGACAGCAAGCAAGGGCCTACGCCGGCCGCGCCGCCCCGCAGCGAGGCTGTCGTCCCCCTCCCTCGCGAAGCGAGTAGAGAGATGGGGAAGGCGCGAAGCGCCTCAGGGGGGGTCAATACCTGTCCGGCACGTACATGTGCTGGGGGACCGGGTTGCGCGTGTACTCCGGGTTGCGCGTGCGCTCGGGCAGCACGACGGCCGGGTGCTCTATCTCTTCATAGGGCAGCTGGGTCAGCAGGTGGGAGATGCAGTTGAGCCGGGCCTTCTTCTTGTCCACGGCCTGCACCAGCCACCAGGGCGCCTCGGCGATGTGGGTGCGCTCCAGCATGGCCTCCTTGGCCTTGGTGTAGGCCTCCCAGCGGCGGCGGCTCTCGAAGTCCATGGGGCTGAGCTTCCACTGCTTGAGCGGGTCGTGCACGCGGCCCAGGAAACGCAGGTGCTGCTCGTCGTCGGTGATGGAAAACCAGTACTTCACCAGCGTGATGCCCGAACGCACCAGCATCTTCTCGAACTCGGGCACGGAGCGGAAGAACTCCTCGTACTCCTCGTCCGAGCAAAAGCCCATCACGCGCTCCACGCCCGCGCGGTTGTACCAACTGCGGTCGAACAGCACGATCTCGCCGCCCGCAGGCAGGTGGGACACATAGCGCTGGAAATACCACTGCGTGCGCTCGCGGTCGTTGGGCGCGGGCAGGGCGGCCACGCGGCACACGCGCGGGTTCAGGCGCTGCGTGATGCGCTTGATCACGCCTCCCTTGCCGGCCGCATCACGGCCCTCGAACAGGATGACCACCTTCTTCCTGTGGTGCTGCACCCAGTCCTGGAGCTTGACCAGCTCGCCTTGCAGGCGCAGCAGCTCGCGGAAGTAGACCTGCCGGCCCATGGAATCGGCGCCATCCACGGCGCCACCGTCGAGCCGCGCGTCGTCTATCTCCATCTCCAGTTCTTCGTCATAGCTGTCGAGCAGGTCGCGCTCGATGCGCTGCATCAGCGCGTCGTGGTGGTCGGGCAGGAGTTCGTCGTACATGGGGCGTGGGATAGGGTCCGGGCGTCCAGGGGTTGGCGCCTGGGATGGTGGCGGGGTCATGTGACCGGGTTGTGACAGTCGGCCCCGGTGAAACCCTGGTGCCGCCTGGTATCTGCGCACCAGGCCAGCAGCCACTACCGTCAACCAGCGTTTCGTCCCGACGTGGAGGCAGACAGCACGCCGTTGGCATGGCGTGCAATCTCCCATGCCAAGTGTTCCACTGCCTTGACACTGCAAAACCGTGCGCATCGAAGCGCCATGAATGGCTCAAATCAGGTGAAGCAGCAAAGCCATGCCGACTTGGCCTACAACCACCCCGCCTTGCGAAACTTGTAGTAAAGCACCCCGCACACGCCCAGCACGAGCAGCAGCGCGGCCGGGTAGCCGTATTGCCACTTCAGTTCGGGCATGACTTCGAAGTTCATCCCCCACACGCCGAAGAAGGCCGTGCAGATGGCGAAGATACTGGCCCAGGCCGCCAGGCGCTTGGTGACTTCGTTTTCCTCGATGGAGACCATGGACAGGTTCACCTGGATGGCCGTGCCCACGGTGTCGCGCATGGTGTCGATCTGGGCGTTGATGCGGCCCAGGTGGTCCATCACGTCGCGGAAGTAGTCCCTGGAGCCCACGCAAATCTGGGGCACGCGCCCGCCGTTGAGCTTGCCCACGGCTTCCAGCAGGGGCGCCACGGCGTGCTTGAGGTCCATGGCCCGGCCCTTGAGTTCATACAGCTGCTTGATGTTGTCGCGCGCCGCGCCCTTGGTGAAGATCTGCTGCTCGATCTGCTCCAGCTCCACCTCCAGCGCATCGATGATGGGGAAGTAGCGGTCCACCACGGCATCCATCAGCGCATACAGCACGAAGCCCGAGCCGTGGCGCAGCAGTTCGGGCTCGTTCTCGCAGCGCTCGCGCACGCCCAGGAAGCCGCGCTTGCTGCGGTTGCGCACCGACAGCACGAAGTTGGGACCCACGAACACATCGACCTCGCCGTGGTTGAAGTGGCCGGGTCGCTCGGGCTCGGGCTCCAGCAGGTGCATCACGGCGAACAGCGTGGTGCCGTATTCCTCGATCTTGGGCCGCTGGTGGCCGTGCAGCGCATCTTCCACGGCCAGCGCGTGCAGGCCGAATTCCTCGCGCATCTCCTCCAGTTCGGCAGGCGTGGCATCGGCCAGCGCCACCCAGACGAAGCAGCCGGGCCGCTCGATGTAGTTGCTGATGTCCGCTATGGCGATATCGGCCAGCTTGGCCCCGTTTTCGTAGGCTACGCAGTTGATCAGCATGGGAGGTCCCTCGGTAATTCTGGTGCTGGTGATCCTGCCACAACGGGGGAGAGCTGAAAGTCTGGTGCAAGGCTGGGCTTGGCCACGCATCCCGATGCCAGCCAAAGGCTTGCTTCAGCTATGGTGGGGCCTTTGAGGGAGTAGCGTCCGATGACGGAAGCGAGTTGTGGAGGGGGTCAGAACCTGCCCTGGCTGGCAGTCCTGCCCGGCCTGGATGGCACGGGCTTGTTGCTGGCGGAGTTTGTGCAGGTGCTGTCCGGGTTCTTTCGGGTGCAGGTCATCACCTATCCGCCGGATGAGGTGCTTTCCTATGACGAACTGCTGGATCATGCGCTGGCCCGTCTGCCCGCTGGGCCGCTTTTTCTGATCGGTGAATCGTTCTCGGGGCCGCTGGCGTTGCGCCTGGCAGCGGAGCACCCGACGCGGGTCCGGGGCGTCATCCTCGGAGCCTCGTTTGCCCGCCTGGATCTGCCCTTGAAGGCGCTTCTCTCAAGCCTGTCAGGGCTGCTCGCCTGGGTCCCGGCGGCACGCGCGCCCATGTGGCTGCTCGATGGAGTGCTGAGCAATGGGCATGCAACAGCGTCCGGGCGTGTCTTGTTGAAGCAGGCCCTGCAGATGGTCGCACCAGAGGTTCTGGCAGGCCGCGTCAGGCAGGCTCTGGAGGTTGATCTGCTGGCGCAGGGCGTGCGCGTGCGACAGCCACTGCTTTATCTGCAGGCCTGCCATGACCGGCTGATGCCTGCCAATGCGGCTGGCCTGGTGGCGTCCATTTCTGGCAATGCGCGTGTTGAAAGCATTGCCGCACCGCATTTCATTTTTCAGGTGCGGCCACAGGCTTGCATGAAGGCCATCGTGGCGTTTCATGAATGCTGTGGCACAACGGATGCGCCACCGTAGGCGATCGCACTCAGACAGCCAGCACCTGCTCCCGCCGCTGATCTGCTTGCCCATCCGGCACCCCGGCCAATTCCCCCAGCCCGAAATGCCCGCGCAGCGTATGGCTGTCGTATTCGCTGCGGAACAGGCCGCGCTTGCGCAGCAGGGGCACGACTTCGCTGGTGAACAGCTCGAACTGCTGGTTGAGTAGGGGCGGCATGACATTGAAGCCGTCGGCCGCGCCACTCCTGAACCAGTCTTCGATGATGTCGGCCACCTGCTCGGGCGTGCCGGCCACGGCCAGGTGGCCGCGCGCGCCGGCCAGGCGCTGGAGCAGGCCGCGCAGTGTGAGGCCGTCGCGCAGGCTGGTCTCCACATAGCCCACGGCGCGGCTGCGCGAGGCCTGGACCTTGTCGGGATCGGGGAAGTCGTCGCGCGTGAGCTTGCGGTCCAGCGGCACGGCCGAGAAGTCGTGGCCGCCGAAGCGGGCGGACAGGCGGGCCAGGCCGACCTCGATGCTGGTCAGGCTGTCCAGCTCCTCCCAGACCTGGCGCGCCTCGTATTCGGTGGAGCCGATGGCGGCGCTGATGCCGGGCAGGATGACGATGTCCTGCGGCTGGCGGCCCAGGTGCCGGGCCTGGGCCTTGATGTCGGCGTAGAAGGCCTGGGCCGACTCGCGCGAGCCATGGGCCGTGAAGATGGCTTCGGCCCATTTGGCGGCAAAGGCGCGGCCCGATTCGGACTGGCCGGCCTGGACGAAGACAGGCCGGCCCTGCGGGCTGCCGGGCACGTTGAGCGGTCCGCGCGTGCGGATGTACCGGCCTTCGAAGTGGATGGGCTTGATCTGGGCGGCGTCGAGGAACCGGCCCGCCGCCGTGTCGTCCAGCAGGGCGCTGGCCGGGAAGCTGCGCCACAGCGCATCGACGGCCGACACGAATTCCTCCGCGATGCGGTAGCGGTCGCCGTGGTCCACGTTGTCGGCCAGACCATAGTTCAGGCCGGCGTTGGGCGCCCAGGAGGTCACGATGTTCCAGCCCGCGCGGCCCTTGGACAGGTGGTCCAGCGAGGCGAACTGGCGCGCCAGCGTGTAGGCATGGCTGTAGGTGGTGGAGGCCGTGCCTATCAGGCCGATGCGCTCGGTGCGCAGCGCCAGTGCGGTGAGCAGCACCAGCGGGTCCAGCAGGCCCGAGGTGATCTGCTGGCCGTTCTCGGGGCCGACCAGGCTGTCGGCCAGGAAGACGGCGTCGAACCTGGCGGCCTCGGCGATGCGCGCGGCATCGACGTACAGCTCCAGGTCGGTGAGCGCCTTGCGGTTGGCGCCCGGATGGCGCCAGGCGCCTTCGTGGTGGCCGCGCGTCATGAGGAACAGGTTCAGGTGCAGTTGCCGGGGCATGGAGGCAATCCTTTGTGGTGCGGCGTCGTCGCCATGGGAGTCATGCGGGTTCGGTTTCCACGCCCAGGCTGTGCAGCAAGGTGGTGCGCAGGCGCATGAAGACGGGGTGGTCGGGGCGCCGGGGATGGGGCAGGTCCACGGCATGGTCTTCGGCGATCTTCCCGTGCCTGAGCACCAGGATGCGGTCGGCCAGCAGCAGGGATTCGTCCACGTCATGGGTGACGAGGATGACCGTGGGGCGGATGCGCTCGACCAGGCGCAGCAGCAGGCCATGCATGCGCATGCGGGTGAGTGCGTCCAGGGCGCCGAAGGGTTCGTCGGCCAGCAGCACATGCGGGGCGCGCAGCAGCGAGCGCGCCAGCGCGGCGCGTTGCTTCTGGCCGCCCGACAGCGTGGCCGGCCAGGCGTCGGCCTTGTCGTGCAGGCCCACCTCACGCAGGATCTGCTCGGCGGCGGGCCGGCTGGCGCGGGCGTCCAGGCCCAGGGTGAGGTTGTCCAGCACCGACAGCCAGGGCAGCAGTCGCGCGTCCTGGAACAGCACGGAAACATTGCCCTGGGCGCTGGCCGCGCCGCTGGATTGCGCATGGCCGTCCAGCCCGGCGAGCGCGCGCAGCAAGGTGGTCTTGCCCGAGCCGGATTCGCCCAGCAGGGCCACGAACTGGCCTGGGGGGATGTCCAGGTCCAGGCCGTCGAGCACGGCCCTGCCACCGAAGCTGCGCGTGAAGCGCTGCAGCCGCACGCTGGCGGTGCTGAGGTGGTGGCTCATGATCCCAGCGACCTGCGGTAGGAGAGCACGCGCGCCTCGATGCGGCGCACCACGGCGTCGGACAGCAGGCCCAGCAGCGCGTAGATCAGGATGCCGACCACGATCACGTCGGTCTGGCCCCAGTCGCGGGCGCGGTTCATCAGGTAGCCGATGCCGGTCTGCGTGTTGATCAGCTCCAGCACCACCAGGGCCGTCCA
It encodes:
- a CDS encoding ABC transporter ATP-binding protein, with translation MSHHLSTASVRLQRFTRSFGGRAVLDGLDLDIPPGQFVALLGESGSGKTTLLRALAGLDGHAQSSGAASAQGNVSVLFQDARLLPWLSVLDNLTLGLDARASRPAAEQILREVGLHDKADAWPATLSGGQKQRAALARSLLRAPHVLLADEPFGALDALTRMRMHGLLLRLVERIRPTVILVTHDVDESLLLADRILVLRHGKIAEDHAVDLPHPRRPDHPVFMRLRTTLLHSLGVETEPA
- the ppk2 gene encoding polyphosphate kinase 2 — translated: MYDELLPDHHDALMQRIERDLLDSYDEELEMEIDDARLDGGAVDGADSMGRQVYFRELLRLQGELVKLQDWVQHHRKKVVILFEGRDAAGKGGVIKRITQRLNPRVCRVAALPAPNDRERTQWYFQRYVSHLPAGGEIVLFDRSWYNRAGVERVMGFCSDEEYEEFFRSVPEFEKMLVRSGITLVKYWFSITDDEQHLRFLGRVHDPLKQWKLSPMDFESRRRWEAYTKAKEAMLERTHIAEAPWWLVQAVDKKKARLNCISHLLTQLPYEEIEHPAVVLPERTRNPEYTRNPVPQHMYVPDRY
- a CDS encoding alpha/beta fold hydrolase is translated as MTEASCGGGQNLPWLAVLPGLDGTGLLLAEFVQVLSGFFRVQVITYPPDEVLSYDELLDHALARLPAGPLFLIGESFSGPLALRLAAEHPTRVRGVILGASFARLDLPLKALLSSLSGLLAWVPAARAPMWLLDGVLSNGHATASGRVLLKQALQMVAPEVLAGRVRQALEVDLLAQGVRVRQPLLYLQACHDRLMPANAAGLVASISGNARVESIAAPHFIFQVRPQACMKAIVAFHECCGTTDAPP
- a CDS encoding DUF4011 domain-containing protein, whose amino-acid sequence is MTEDNRRDSPAAEAHASPVPGPSISLRIGTVARLNLADFQNAVPALLELVVVNDGAEPLQGLSLQLDCEPAFIQPRTWHLESVAAHGSYALTDLDVVLNGALLSRLTEAESAVLRLELRASCRSGTGQAGPVLARHEHPVELLARNQWGGLGHLPEMVAAFVQPNDPAVDRLLKAAAQALQASGRPGAIDGYEQGPERAWELASGLWTAVLQQKLHYALPPASFEHAGQKIRSTGQVLDAGLATCLDLALLFASCLEQAHLHPLLLFTRGHAFVGLWLGPQEFSTAVVDDVTAVRKRLRLRELVVFEATLAAQGQAVAFSQAIAQGARQLSEEQEDRFELLVDVRRARMQRIRPLALAQPQEDGAASAEGESDGAGEPALTVEPPPQLPPRGLAREVPTAELDPRDRLARWQRRLLDLSLRNALLHFRPGKKSLLLQVQAPALEDALAAGQVLKLLPSPELMQGTDPRSQPLHEARSLEDLRRAHAEEALRRREVCIDLETSELDGRFVELFRGARNALQEGGANTLFVALGFLLWTRPDKPDARLRAPLILLPVTLERKSARSGFTLAAHEDEARFNPTLIEMLRQDFQLDLGVPAGDLPRDEAGLDITGIWARVREAVKDIRGWEVSEDVVLSMFSFAKYLMWKDLAERADQLRASPVVAHLIDTPREPYRSETPFPDACRLDQEFPPQQVFSPLPADSSQLSAIMAAARGKDFVLIGPPGTGKSQTIANLIAQCLAEDKRVLFVAEKIAALDVVYRRLREVGLGEFCLELHSNKSRKLDVLGQLQKSWDSHGEVDADAWAAKAARLGRLREQLSAYVQRLHMRHANGWTIYRAIGAVAGGEALPRLGFHWPAAQAHDEAGLALLRETAGRLQSNAQAVGATQLRDGPLSTVQAADWSVRWQQQMVDAAQALADAGQDFAGAARELGRLLRIEWPALGRQERSALGVVARALPAAAGRNLAFCMLPEGARTVESLQAGLQLLAQHGALCAQVPAPWPAELQERLAQALDLLGRRRGLEAELGTPWPAALGDELERGLQCIDEIAALRQGLSVKYGAGVGQLNVALLQREWAKAGRSLWPLSWLGRRKVRAALEAAIEGAGEPRVAEDLAALVRIRGLREELEQIQPGAAADGLWAGHRTRTDHARGVLKANAALLAARARRPFSLDGLQAVAEGHGGERWMAELRRLQALHEMDRQLDGYLSLTEASHGLWRGLETDAQALQDALAFERERLQLTRRGGLTGSHASVGQGRCGAALQQAHAQLTARSAIEQQLLALDDLRARCPGVWDGLDTRTQTVEHALRLQASLQTGLAGLGWPEAGLAQARQALHQVLSLHDAELGEGAALGLACQRLVDSLAALHAAVEPFSAAAAHDESRQRALAGHTAEQLAATATGVLAEQGGLHAWCAWRNARAAAHEQGLGALADAIESGHLDPARAPQAFEANYARWWLALAVDEDEVLKRFVPAEHERRIADFRALDDEFTAVTRQWIRARLCAGLPSADSIERNSEWGILRREITKKRQHLPLRQLLEQIPSAVLRLTPCLLMSPLSIAQYLSAETSNFDIVIFDEASQIPVWDAIGAMARARQVVMVGDPRQLPPTNFFDRAGSADEDADFTESDMESILDECLGASLPTRHLSWHYRSRHESLIAFSNHRYYGGGLVTFPSPVTDDRAVSFHAVDGRYEKGGARINQPEARALVADLVQRLRSPGFREAGTTVGVVTFNSEQQSLIEDLLDEERRRDPALEAFFSDAQLEPVFVKNLESVQGDERDIMYFSITYGPDISGAVSMNFGPLNRDGGERRLNVAVTRARQELRIFSSLRGEQMDLSRTQAAGVRDLKHFLEFAERGPRALAESHRGSQGDFESPFEAGVARALERKGWRVHTQIGASSFRVDLGVVHPDFAGRYLAGVECDGATYHRSATARDRDKLREQVLRGLGWQILRIWSTDWWINPGGTLERIHMALTALLEQDRRKRAADHQAKESSEVSEPEDEAQKA
- a CDS encoding LLM class flavin-dependent oxidoreductase; this translates as MPRQLHLNLFLMTRGHHEGAWRHPGANRKALTDLELYVDAARIAEAARFDAVFLADSLVGPENGQQITSGLLDPLVLLTALALRTERIGLIGTASTTYSHAYTLARQFASLDHLSKGRAGWNIVTSWAPNAGLNYGLADNVDHGDRYRIAEEFVSAVDALWRSFPASALLDDTAAGRFLDAAQIKPIHFEGRYIRTRGPLNVPGSPQGRPVFVQAGQSESGRAFAAKWAEAIFTAHGSRESAQAFYADIKAQARHLGRQPQDIVILPGISAAIGSTEYEARQVWEELDSLTSIEVGLARLSARFGGHDFSAVPLDRKLTRDDFPDPDKVQASRSRAVGYVETSLRDGLTLRGLLQRLAGARGHLAVAGTPEQVADIIEDWFRSGAADGFNVMPPLLNQQFELFTSEVVPLLRKRGLFRSEYDSHTLRGHFGLGELAGVPDGQADQRREQVLAV
- the corA gene encoding magnesium/cobalt transporter CorA, yielding MLINCVAYENGAKLADIAIADISNYIERPGCFVWVALADATPAELEEMREEFGLHALAVEDALHGHQRPKIEEYGTTLFAVMHLLEPEPERPGHFNHGEVDVFVGPNFVLSVRNRSKRGFLGVRERCENEPELLRHGSGFVLYALMDAVVDRYFPIIDALEVELEQIEQQIFTKGAARDNIKQLYELKGRAMDLKHAVAPLLEAVGKLNGGRVPQICVGSRDYFRDVMDHLGRINAQIDTMRDTVGTAIQVNLSMVSIEENEVTKRLAAWASIFAICTAFFGVWGMNFEVMPELKWQYGYPAALLLVLGVCGVLYYKFRKAGWL